A part of Desulfoplanes formicivorans genomic DNA contains:
- a CDS encoding sigma-54 dependent transcriptional regulator encodes MSAKHVLFVSRPEYVTPVFSVLKEQGISVLMAEDQDAALKALRNARPCVMFIEQGLGTCDTFRLLASMPRDRGNLKIIVFARKGSVEDAHKALEAGATDYWSTPPDREKVLAMFPAGPQPSSPAGGSRTPALPARKIIGSHPAIRRVLALARQVAPSRAAVLISGESGTGKEMFARYLHEASDRRDRPFVAVNCAALPEHLLESELFGHEKGAFTGAIQKKPGKFELAHGGTLLLDEISEMDIGLQAKLLRVLQEGEIDRVGGTETIRVDVRVLATTNRDIEESVRNKEFRQDLYYRLNVIPLKLPPLRERGQDIMALGEFFLKKYCREYGFTPSGFAPEAASWLMEYPWPGNVRELQNLMERAVLLAAGGPVRPCHFLLEGEEWPLDETMDVPAANQQRAETDGSDAIMAGSDGVVTLQEMERRLILRSLDQTAGNRTQASRLLGISVRTLRNKLNEYRKQGLEIE; translated from the coding sequence ATGTCTGCCAAGCATGTTCTGTTTGTCTCGCGTCCGGAGTACGTCACTCCGGTTTTTTCCGTGCTCAAGGAGCAGGGGATTTCCGTGCTCATGGCCGAAGATCAGGACGCGGCCCTCAAGGCTTTGCGCAACGCAAGGCCTTGCGTGATGTTCATCGAGCAGGGCCTTGGCACGTGCGATACCTTCAGGCTCCTTGCATCTATGCCCCGGGACAGGGGTAATCTCAAGATTATAGTGTTTGCCCGCAAAGGCTCGGTGGAAGATGCTCACAAAGCCCTGGAGGCCGGCGCCACCGACTATTGGTCCACGCCGCCAGACAGGGAAAAGGTGCTGGCCATGTTTCCTGCTGGTCCCCAGCCTTCTTCCCCGGCCGGGGGTTCACGCACTCCCGCCCTTCCAGCCCGAAAGATCATCGGCTCTCATCCGGCCATTCGTCGTGTTCTTGCCCTGGCCCGTCAGGTGGCGCCTTCCAGAGCCGCGGTCCTCATTTCCGGCGAATCCGGAACCGGCAAGGAAATGTTTGCCCGGTACCTGCACGAGGCTTCGGACAGGCGCGACCGGCCGTTTGTTGCCGTGAACTGCGCGGCCCTGCCCGAACATCTGCTCGAGTCCGAATTGTTTGGTCATGAAAAGGGGGCCTTTACCGGGGCCATTCAGAAAAAGCCGGGCAAATTTGAGCTGGCTCACGGAGGAACCCTGCTGCTGGACGAGATTTCCGAAATGGATATCGGCCTGCAGGCCAAACTCTTGCGGGTTCTCCAGGAAGGGGAAATCGATCGGGTCGGGGGAACCGAAACCATCAGGGTTGATGTGCGGGTTTTGGCCACGACCAATAGGGATATCGAGGAAAGTGTCCGCAACAAGGAATTTCGTCAGGACCTTTATTACAGATTGAATGTCATCCCCTTGAAGCTTCCCCCCTTGCGGGAACGGGGCCAGGATATCATGGCCCTTGGGGAGTTTTTTCTCAAAAAATATTGCCGGGAATACGGTTTTACCCCGTCCGGGTTCGCCCCGGAGGCCGCATCCTGGCTCATGGAATATCCCTGGCCGGGCAATGTTCGTGAGTTGCAAAATCTTATGGAACGGGCCGTGTTGCTGGCTGCAGGCGGGCCTGTGAGACCGTGCCATTTTCTTCTGGAAGGCGAGGAGTGGCCTTTGGACGAAACCATGGATGTTCCTGCCGCAAACCAGCAGCGTGCTGAAACAGACGGGTCGGACGCGATCATGGCCGGAAGCGATGGCGTGGTCACCTTGCAGGAAATGGAGCGACGACTCATCCTGCGCAGTCTTGATCAGACCGCTGGCAACAGGACCCAGGCCTCCAGGCTTTTGGGCATCTCGGTACGCACCCTTCGGAACAAGCTCAACGAGTACCGCAAGCAGGGGCTGGAGATCGAATAG
- the trmD gene encoding tRNA (guanosine(37)-N1)-methyltransferase TrmD, producing MKFNIISIFPQYFSSPLSCGLVSRNIAKGLVSVNVISPRDFSQDKHHNTDDRVYGGGPGMVMMVDPLLRTLRSIPGQPRTLMLSPKGRPLTQDFARELAREPELTLVCGRYEGIDARIEQLHPLEPVSLGDFVLNGGESAAMCLLEAVARLLPGFMQHDESVDEESFTSGLLEYPHYTRPEEYAGLKVPEILRSGDHGKIAAWRRRRSLEATLAFRPEMLSTAPLSRDDVAFLRNQPRVLRGRNLYVALVHYPALNKEGKEVTTSLTNLDVHDIARVSATYGLGGYIVCTPLQDQRVLAGRIINHWSRGGGAGFNPDRKEALNKVTVRDDLDGAIDHVRELTGEIPFVAATSAREGSMPLADLQPVLDKRPVLLVLGTGSGLADSVIDKADGLTRPVRFLSKYNHLSVRSAASIMIDRLLGDVY from the coding sequence ATGAAGTTCAACATCATTTCCATCTTTCCCCAGTACTTTTCCTCGCCTCTGTCCTGTGGCCTTGTTTCACGAAATATTGCCAAGGGTCTTGTATCGGTGAACGTGATCTCGCCCAGGGACTTTTCCCAGGACAAGCATCACAATACGGATGACCGGGTTTATGGGGGCGGGCCGGGCATGGTCATGATGGTTGATCCCCTCCTTCGGACCCTCAGAAGTATTCCCGGCCAGCCGCGGACCCTCATGCTTTCACCCAAGGGCAGACCCCTGACCCAGGATTTTGCCCGTGAGCTGGCCAGGGAACCCGAGCTGACATTGGTGTGCGGGCGGTATGAAGGGATTGACGCACGGATTGAGCAATTGCATCCCTTGGAACCGGTTTCCCTGGGTGATTTCGTACTCAATGGCGGGGAATCCGCGGCCATGTGTCTGCTGGAGGCCGTTGCCCGACTGCTTCCCGGATTCATGCAGCATGACGAGTCCGTGGACGAGGAAAGTTTTACTTCAGGGCTGCTTGAATATCCCCATTATACCCGGCCAGAGGAGTATGCCGGGCTGAAGGTTCCGGAGATTCTCCGGTCCGGGGATCACGGCAAAATTGCGGCCTGGCGAAGAAGGCGCTCCCTTGAGGCGACCCTTGCCTTCAGGCCGGAAATGCTGAGCACGGCTCCCCTGAGCAGGGACGATGTCGCTTTTTTGCGGAATCAGCCACGGGTGTTGCGAGGGAGAAATCTGTATGTGGCCCTTGTGCATTATCCGGCTTTGAACAAGGAGGGCAAGGAGGTCACAACCTCTTTGACAAACCTGGATGTTCACGATATAGCGCGCGTTTCCGCGACCTATGGTCTGGGAGGATATATCGTGTGTACCCCCCTTCAAGATCAGCGGGTCCTGGCGGGCAGGATCATTAATCACTGGTCCCGGGGCGGGGGCGCAGGCTTCAATCCCGACAGGAAAGAGGCCTTGAACAAGGTCACGGTGCGCGACGATCTGGACGGTGCCATTGATCATGTTCGGGAATTGACCGGAGAGATCCCGTTTGTGGCGGCCACCAGCGCCCGCGAGGGGAGCATGCCCCTTGCGGATTTGCAACCGGTTCTGGACAAGCGGCCGGTTCTTCTGGTCCTGGGAACAGGTTCGGGACTGGCTGATTCGGTTATTGACAAGGCTGACGGGCTGACTCGGCCGGTTCGATTTTTATCGAAGTACAATCATCTCTCGGTACGCTCGGCCGCGTCGATCATGATTGATCGGCTTTTGGGCGATGTGTACTGA
- a CDS encoding amino acid ABC transporter permease has translation MFRYWLEKTWVQYLLLFTLLGAMVYYWGFVFNFGYDFHWDVLYTPNETYGMIFGIELFKGLWTTLKITLISSGIALFLGTLFGLGRLSAFKPFYIFSSSYVEFFRNTPLLVQLFFWYFALPMGLPEAWREWVFEHNFEFWSATIGLSVYTGAFMAEVIRAGMQSIPKGLLEAAYSSGLTYFQALRTIILPLAFRAIIPPLGSEFLNNMKNSSLAMVVGVAELCWQSQQVESLTFRGFEATTAASALYLGLSLGISAILNTVNLRLRINDGHTRKKGLAIFFGNILFWPFEKLWSVLAFSAGVMGKRRTGLTYTGTMLVWKKARTLLVKGIILAGKWSFIAFLAFLLYELVLGLSHFKWSVIRDNLHALLIWKFPSNDPNDVLWGIGGLSASIAMAVISISVSFFIGLFVGLGRVSKNVVFRIPCTLYIEIIRGNPLILVIFWVYFFIPIFIKSYLDVFWSATIALTIFTGAYLAEIVRAGIQNIPRGQIEAAYGTGLSYASTMIHIVLPQALKQMIPAIVGQFIAIFKDTSLAYIIGVLELTFVAQGLNSRLMIYPFEIYATVAALYFACCYSMSIVANRLERKLTPGGDARMVM, from the coding sequence ATGTTTCGTTACTGGCTTGAAAAAACCTGGGTCCAATACCTCCTTTTGTTCACCCTTCTTGGGGCCATGGTCTATTATTGGGGCTTTGTGTTCAATTTCGGCTATGATTTCCATTGGGACGTCTTGTACACGCCCAATGAAACCTACGGCATGATTTTTGGCATCGAGCTCTTCAAGGGGCTGTGGACAACACTCAAGATCACCCTGATCAGTTCGGGCATTGCCCTGTTTCTCGGGACCCTGTTTGGCCTGGGACGCCTTTCCGCCTTCAAGCCCTTTTACATCTTTTCTTCCTCGTATGTAGAGTTCTTCCGCAACACCCCGCTGCTGGTTCAACTTTTTTTCTGGTATTTTGCCCTGCCCATGGGTCTTCCCGAGGCCTGGCGGGAATGGGTCTTTGAACACAATTTCGAATTCTGGTCCGCGACCATCGGACTGTCCGTGTATACGGGCGCGTTCATGGCCGAGGTTATTCGGGCCGGCATGCAGTCCATCCCCAAAGGACTTCTGGAAGCCGCTTATTCCTCGGGACTCACGTATTTCCAGGCCCTTCGGACGATCATCCTTCCCCTGGCCTTTCGGGCGATCATCCCCCCCCTTGGCAGCGAATTCCTGAACAACATGAAAAACTCCTCCCTGGCCATGGTCGTTGGTGTGGCCGAACTCTGCTGGCAGTCCCAGCAGGTGGAATCCCTGACATTCAGGGGGTTTGAAGCAACAACAGCCGCAAGTGCCCTTTATCTTGGTCTTTCCCTGGGCATTTCCGCCATTTTGAACACGGTCAACCTGCGTCTTCGCATCAATGATGGGCATACCCGCAAAAAGGGTTTGGCCATTTTTTTCGGCAACATCCTGTTCTGGCCTTTTGAAAAGCTCTGGAGTGTGCTGGCCTTTTCCGCCGGCGTCATGGGCAAACGCAGAACCGGTCTGACGTATACCGGGACCATGCTCGTCTGGAAAAAAGCGCGCACCCTGCTGGTCAAAGGCATCATCCTTGCGGGAAAATGGAGTTTTATCGCCTTTTTGGCATTTTTGCTCTACGAACTTGTTCTGGGGCTGAGTCATTTCAAATGGTCGGTTATCCGGGACAACCTGCACGCCCTGCTCATATGGAAATTTCCCAGCAACGACCCCAACGACGTGCTCTGGGGCATTGGCGGTCTTTCCGCTTCCATTGCCATGGCGGTCATTTCCATTTCAGTGAGCTTTTTTATCGGTCTGTTCGTTGGCCTGGGACGAGTCTCCAAAAATGTCGTCTTCAGAATCCCCTGTACCCTGTACATTGAAATCATCAGGGGCAATCCTCTCATCCTGGTCATTTTCTGGGTTTACTTTTTCATCCCCATCTTTATCAAATCCTATTTGGACGTGTTCTGGTCCGCCACCATTGCCCTGACCATCTTTACAGGAGCGTATCTGGCGGAAATCGTACGCGCGGGCATCCAGAACATCCCCAGGGGACAGATAGAAGCGGCCTACGGCACGGGGCTGAGCTACGCATCCACCATGATCCACATCGTCCTGCCCCAGGCCCTCAAGCAGATGATCCCTGCCATTGTGGGCCAGTTCATTGCCATCTTCAAGGACACCTCCCTGGCCTATATCATCGGTGTCCTGGAGTTGACCTTTGTGGCCCAGGGCCTTAACAGCCGACTCATGATCTACCCCTTTGAAATCTACGCCACGGTCGCCGCCCTCTATTTCGCCTGCTGCTACTCCATGAGCATTGTAGCCAACCGGCTGGAAAGAAAACTCACGCCCGGAGGGGATGCGAGGATGGTTATGTAG
- the ffh gene encoding signal recognition particle protein has translation MFDSLSDRLNAAFKRFKGHGRLDAKNIKDGLREVRLALLEADVHFSVVKDFIERIKDRAQGQEVLESLTPGQQVVKIVHEEMIELLGGTTSGLDLGTKPPLVIMMAGLQGSGKTTTSAKLALYLRRQKRKPFLVPADVYRPAAIDQLHKLANELGVPAFASTADMNPVDICSQAIEEAKKQACDVVLLDTAGRLHIDELLMQELQAIKETCKPQEILFVADSMTGQDAVNVAARFNELLDVTGVVLTKMEGDARGGAALSIKSVTGKPIKFVGMGEKLSDLEVFHPDRVASRILGMGDVLTLIEKAQEAIDAKEAAELEKKFKRSEFNLEDFRSQMKKIRKLGSLEGIMKMIPGMGQMRKQLQNVKMPEKELTRIDAIISSMTLAEREDHKLITLSRKKRIAAGSGTSVADVTALLKNFEQMQKMMKKMMGKQKQGKAIPGMPKNTSAQIKQKRLKRKKLKQMKRKSKK, from the coding sequence ATGTTTGATAGCTTAAGCGATAGACTCAATGCCGCGTTCAAGCGGTTCAAGGGCCACGGCCGTCTGGATGCCAAGAACATCAAGGACGGGCTCCGTGAGGTCAGGTTGGCTCTGCTCGAGGCGGATGTTCATTTTTCCGTTGTCAAGGATTTCATCGAGCGGATCAAGGACCGGGCCCAGGGTCAGGAGGTTCTTGAAAGCCTGACTCCGGGGCAGCAGGTGGTCAAGATTGTCCACGAGGAGATGATCGAGCTTTTGGGCGGAACGACCTCGGGACTCGATCTTGGGACCAAGCCTCCTCTGGTCATCATGATGGCCGGTCTTCAGGGTTCGGGTAAGACCACCACTTCGGCCAAGCTGGCCTTGTACCTGCGCCGCCAAAAGCGCAAGCCTTTTCTGGTGCCGGCCGACGTCTACCGCCCTGCAGCCATTGATCAGCTGCACAAGCTGGCAAATGAGCTTGGGGTTCCCGCATTTGCGTCTACCGCAGACATGAATCCCGTGGACATCTGTTCCCAGGCCATTGAAGAGGCCAAGAAACAGGCCTGTGACGTGGTTCTGCTGGATACGGCCGGTCGGTTGCACATCGACGAGCTGCTCATGCAGGAGCTTCAAGCCATCAAGGAAACCTGCAAGCCCCAGGAAATCCTTTTTGTGGCCGACTCCATGACCGGTCAGGACGCCGTGAATGTGGCCGCGCGGTTCAACGAGCTGCTCGACGTCACCGGTGTTGTGCTGACTAAGATGGAGGGTGATGCCCGGGGTGGTGCGGCCCTGTCCATCAAGTCGGTCACGGGCAAGCCCATCAAGTTCGTGGGTATGGGAGAGAAGCTTTCGGATCTTGAAGTCTTCCATCCCGACCGGGTGGCTTCGCGTATCCTGGGCATGGGCGATGTGCTCACCCTGATTGAAAAGGCCCAGGAAGCCATTGACGCCAAGGAAGCTGCCGAGCTCGAAAAGAAGTTCAAGCGGTCCGAGTTCAATCTGGAGGACTTCCGTTCCCAGATGAAAAAAATCCGGAAGCTCGGATCCCTGGAAGGGATCATGAAGATGATCCCGGGCATGGGGCAGATGCGCAAGCAGCTTCAGAACGTGAAAATGCCCGAAAAGGAGCTGACTCGCATTGACGCCATTATCAGCTCCATGACCCTGGCCGAGCGCGAAGATCACAAGCTGATCACCCTGAGTCGGAAAAAGCGCATTGCCGCGGGAAGCGGGACAAGCGTTGCCGACGTTACGGCTCTGCTCAAGAATTTCGAGCAGATGCAGAAAATGATGAAAAAGATGATGGGCAAGCAGAAACAGGGCAAGGCGATTCCAGGCATGCCCAAAAACACCAGCGCCCAGATCAAGCAAAAACGTCTCAAGCGCAAGAAGCTCAAGCAGATGAAGCGCAAGAGCAAGAAATAA
- a CDS encoding ABC transporter substrate-binding protein — protein sequence MRSLKILTLVAAMFLCAQMSFAGTTYDKVMKAKVIRAGIMTNSIPGAYYDADNNWVGFDVDIAQEIANRLGCKLDRVKVTDKTRISFLQQGRIDMSVANMTHKRERDKSIDFSITYFFDGQKVLAKKGKFKSLKDMVGQKIATTQGTTSEINIRNLLKELGDPNPNAHVKSFPDYASAFAALQMGSVAGFTTDSTILLGYAAKEPGKYELVGDFFSNEPYGIGLPENDSKWRDTINFTIQDMWKDGTYMKIYNKWYGPDTPYAFPMTEEIEMWP from the coding sequence ATGCGTAGTCTGAAGATCCTCACCCTTGTTGCGGCCATGTTCTTGTGCGCCCAGATGTCCTTTGCCGGAACGACCTACGACAAGGTCATGAAAGCCAAGGTCATCCGTGCCGGAATCATGACCAATTCCATTCCCGGCGCGTACTACGACGCCGACAACAACTGGGTCGGTTTTGACGTGGATATCGCCCAGGAAATCGCCAACCGCCTGGGTTGCAAGCTCGACCGGGTCAAGGTGACCGACAAGACCAGAATCTCCTTTTTGCAGCAGGGCCGGATCGACATGTCCGTGGCCAACATGACCCACAAACGTGAACGTGACAAATCCATTGACTTTTCCATCACCTATTTCTTTGACGGTCAGAAAGTTCTGGCCAAGAAAGGCAAATTCAAGAGCCTGAAAGACATGGTCGGCCAGAAAATCGCCACCACCCAGGGCACCACATCCGAGATCAACATCAGAAACCTGCTCAAGGAACTGGGCGATCCCAATCCCAACGCCCATGTCAAATCCTTTCCCGACTACGCCTCTGCCTTTGCCGCTCTGCAGATGGGCAGCGTTGCCGGTTTCACCACCGATTCCACCATCCTTCTTGGCTACGCAGCCAAGGAACCCGGCAAGTACGAACTGGTTGGCGATTTCTTCAGCAACGAGCCCTACGGTATTGGTCTGCCTGAAAACGATTCCAAATGGCGCGACACCATCAACTTCACCATCCAGGACATGTGGAAGGACGGCACCTACATGAAGATTTACAACAAGTGGTACGGTCCCGACACACCGTACGCCTTCCCCATGACCGAAGAAATCGAAATGTGGCCGTAA
- a CDS encoding KH domain-containing protein → MLKGLIEYIAKSLVDYPDQVVVSEVEGEQTSVLELKVAKEDLGKVIGKQGRTARAMRTILGAASTKSNKRAVLEILE, encoded by the coding sequence ATGTTGAAGGGACTTATCGAGTACATTGCAAAGTCGCTGGTTGATTATCCCGACCAGGTCGTGGTCTCCGAGGTGGAAGGCGAGCAGACGTCAGTGCTCGAACTCAAGGTGGCCAAGGAAGATCTGGGCAAGGTGATCGGCAAGCAGGGACGTACGGCTAGGGCCATGCGCACCATATTGGGGGCGGCATCCACAAAGTCCAACAAGAGGGCTGTCCTCGAAATTCTGGAATAA
- the rpsP gene encoding 30S ribosomal protein S16: MAVKIRLTRMGSKKKPFYRIVALDSRTRRDGRPLEFLGYYNPMTEPPEVKLDNERITYWLEQGAKPSNTVKSLLQKNG; the protein is encoded by the coding sequence ATGGCAGTTAAAATCCGTTTGACCCGCATGGGCTCCAAGAAGAAACCCTTTTACAGGATCGTCGCCCTTGACAGCAGAACCCGCAGGGACGGTCGCCCCCTGGAATTTCTGGGATACTACAATCCCATGACCGAACCCCCCGAGGTCAAGCTGGACAACGAGCGGATTACCTACTGGCTGGAACAGGGTGCCAAGCCGTCTAACACGGTCAAGTCCCTGCTGCAGAAAAACGGCTAG
- the rimM gene encoding ribosome maturation factor RimM (Essential for efficient processing of 16S rRNA): MATMDKITLVHIGKVLRPHGLKGELCIDIYADSPFLLDRVARIYLQQPGHKPKPFAVTAWQPHGRRIILRLDRFNGMRDEAARWTGADILMRARDLPPLEEGEYFCHQLVGCEVFLGSGDLLGRLDGVQSCSGREVWSIVTDGGREVLFPAENEFVRSVDVQANRIVIDPPPGLLDIYL; encoded by the coding sequence ATGGCAACCATGGATAAGATCACCCTGGTCCATATCGGCAAAGTGCTCAGACCTCACGGTCTCAAGGGGGAGCTGTGCATAGACATCTATGCAGACTCCCCTTTTCTCTTGGACCGTGTTGCCCGCATCTATCTGCAGCAACCCGGGCACAAGCCCAAGCCCTTTGCCGTTACGGCATGGCAGCCTCACGGCAGACGGATCATTCTCAGACTGGACCGGTTCAACGGAATGAGGGACGAGGCCGCAAGGTGGACCGGCGCTGATATTCTGATGCGTGCCCGGGATCTGCCGCCATTGGAAGAAGGCGAGTATTTCTGTCATCAGCTGGTGGGATGCGAGGTCTTTCTCGGTTCCGGGGATTTGCTCGGTCGTCTGGATGGGGTGCAAAGCTGTTCGGGTCGTGAAGTCTGGTCCATTGTCACGGATGGCGGACGGGAAGTGCTCTTTCCGGCCGAAAACGAGTTTGTGCGCTCCGTTGACGTGCAGGCCAACCGCATTGTCATCGATCCTCCCCCGGGCCTTTTGGACATCTATTTATGA
- a CDS encoding pyridoxal phosphate-dependent aminotransferase, which yields MRTLSKQVANYIEHSSWIRKMFEAGIVLKQQYGQDNVYDFSLGNPDLAPPKAVADGLRHIADQAASPFAFGYMPNAGYLDVRQTLAAHLAREQECPELGPDHIVLTCGAAGGLNALFKAVLEPGDEVICPAPYFVEYGFYVANHGGTLKPVACDSSTFGLDLEGIGAALCEKTRAVLINSPNNPTGQVYSREELDRLATLLKAHTRKVGRPVYLVSDEPYRFLVYDNEVVPPVLPRYTHSVVVGSFSKSLSLAGERVGYVAVNPAMEDVSTLVGGLILTNRILGFVNAPAIGQKLLGRALGQGVDLGVYDKRRSAMAKVLDDARISYVMPKGAFYFFPRVPGGSLDDTGFVNALMKENILAVPGSGFGFPGGFRLAFCVPEDVIVRSGEAFKRAVDAYLG from the coding sequence ATGCGCACGTTGTCAAAGCAGGTAGCCAATTATATCGAGCATTCTTCCTGGATACGGAAGATGTTCGAGGCAGGGATTGTTCTGAAGCAGCAATACGGCCAGGATAATGTTTATGATTTCAGCCTGGGCAATCCGGACCTGGCGCCTCCCAAGGCCGTTGCCGACGGATTGCGCCATATTGCCGATCAGGCTGCTTCTCCCTTTGCCTTTGGCTATATGCCCAATGCCGGCTACCTGGACGTTCGCCAAACCCTTGCTGCTCATCTTGCCAGGGAACAGGAGTGTCCCGAGCTTGGTCCCGACCACATTGTGCTGACCTGCGGGGCAGCCGGAGGACTGAACGCATTGTTCAAGGCCGTGCTCGAGCCGGGCGATGAGGTGATCTGCCCGGCACCCTATTTTGTTGAGTATGGGTTTTATGTGGCAAATCATGGGGGCACGCTCAAACCGGTTGCCTGTGACAGCTCCACCTTTGGGCTCGACCTTGAAGGCATTGGTGCGGCCTTGTGCGAAAAGACTCGGGCCGTACTGATCAATTCGCCCAACAATCCCACCGGTCAGGTGTATTCCCGGGAAGAACTCGACCGTCTGGCAACTCTTCTCAAGGCCCATACCCGCAAGGTGGGGCGTCCGGTCTATCTTGTCTCGGATGAACCCTACCGGTTCCTTGTCTACGACAATGAAGTGGTTCCTCCGGTGCTTCCCAGGTATACTCACAGTGTTGTTGTCGGTTCCTTTTCCAAAAGTCTCTCCCTTGCCGGAGAGCGTGTGGGATATGTTGCTGTCAACCCGGCCATGGAAGATGTATCAACTCTGGTGGGCGGGCTCATTCTGACCAATCGGATTCTGGGATTTGTCAACGCTCCGGCCATCGGCCAGAAGCTGCTGGGTCGGGCCCTGGGACAGGGCGTGGACCTTGGGGTGTACGACAAACGGCGAAGCGCCATGGCCAAGGTTCTGGATGACGCCCGAATTTCTTATGTCATGCCCAAAGGCGCTTTTTATTTCTTTCCCCGGGTTCCTGGCGGCAGTCTGGACGACACCGGATTTGTCAACGCCCTCATGAAAGAAAACATTCTGGCCGTGCCCGGCTCGGGATTCGGATTTCCTGGCGGGTTCAGGCTCGCCTTTTGCGTACCGGAAGATGTCATTGTCCGTTCGGGCGAGGCTTTCAAGCGGGCTGTGGACGCTTATCTGGGATGA
- a CDS encoding amino acid ABC transporter ATP-binding protein — translation MIDIRHIHKWYGDHHALKDVSLRVDKGEVFVICGPSGSGKSTLIRCINRLEPIQKGTIMVDGADLYAEDLNLTLLRAEIGFVFQQFNLYPHMTVLENITLAPTMVRKMDKKEAREIAMDLLGKVNIPDKADAYPGQLSGGQQQRVAIARGLAMQPKIMLFDEPTSALDPEMINEVLDVMKTLAKEGMTMLCVTHEMGFAREVADQVVFMDEGTLIEQDTPERFFSNPQSDRAQDFLNKIISH, via the coding sequence TTGATAGACATACGACACATCCACAAATGGTACGGCGACCACCATGCCCTCAAGGATGTCTCCCTGAGGGTGGACAAGGGCGAGGTCTTTGTCATCTGCGGTCCCAGCGGATCAGGCAAGAGCACGCTCATCAGGTGCATCAACCGTCTTGAACCCATCCAAAAGGGCACCATCATGGTAGACGGCGCTGATCTGTATGCCGAAGACCTGAATCTGACCCTGCTTCGGGCGGAAATCGGGTTTGTTTTCCAGCAGTTCAACCTCTATCCCCACATGACCGTACTCGAGAACATCACCCTGGCTCCGACCATGGTTCGCAAAATGGACAAGAAGGAAGCCAGGGAGATCGCCATGGACCTGCTGGGCAAAGTCAACATCCCGGACAAGGCTGACGCCTATCCCGGTCAGCTCTCGGGCGGGCAACAGCAGCGCGTGGCCATTGCCCGCGGCCTGGCCATGCAACCCAAGATCATGCTTTTTGACGAGCCCACATCGGCCTTGGACCCGGAAATGATTAACGAGGTTCTTGATGTCATGAAAACCCTGGCCAAAGAGGGCATGACCATGCTCTGCGTAACCCATGAAATGGGATTTGCCCGGGAAGTGGCCGACCAGGTCGTGTTCATGGATGAGGGAACGCTCATTGAGCAGGATACGCCGGAACGGTTTTTTTCCAACCCCCAAAGCGATCGCGCCCAGGATTTCCTCAATAAGATCATCTCCCATTGA